The genomic region GCATACCACCTTTTGATGAAATCAATAAGCTGTTGTTTATATGCAGATTGCAGTTGTTTATTCCAATTGCTTATCCAAACACACCCTTAAGATTGTTTTGTTCATTTGTTTCTCAACTTGTAGGCATTGATCAGGAAGTGGGCTCCGGTTGCAATTGTTCTTGGAGTTGTCATTCTGCTATTTTGGGCCAGAAATAAGATATGGTGATCAATGATCTGTAATCAGTTGTTTTGTGAGGGATTAAGAAATTATAAATCATTTGAGCCTTAAACTAgaaaaagtttataaattaaGGCTGAATTTTCAGCATATATAGTTGCTAGCTATAGCCTATATAGAGGTGGTTATCTAAAAGAAACCTTTGTGTTAAAGTATTTACTTTATCTTTGTTGGATTTATGGATTAATACATGAGTTTGTTGTGGTGCAGTGTGATATTTGCTCATTGTTAATGTTCCAAAATATGTaagtcctttggatatgtatCAAATATCATAATGATATAAtcaaagagttaaatgccattttagtccctgtggtggGCCATTTTGTcggtttagtctaaaggtttcatttttggcctgtgggtccaaaaatgttttaccgttgccattttagtccactgggttaacttcatccattttttttatgttaacgagaaggacaatttggtcattttatatggctgaattgcccttctagttaagagaattacatataaaatgaccgaattgcccttattgttaacaaaaaaaatgaatgaagttaaccaagtggactaaagtGGAAACagtgaaacatttttggacccacatgtgaaaatgaaacctttggactaaactgacaaaatgacccaaaccacatagactaaaatgatatttaactttaataaaaaaatagtCATGTTTAAATATCCTACTACTATTCATCTTTATGATATAATCATGAGACTTGACATAATTATAATGCTTTAATAATTTTAAACCAATGGAATAGCATTCAATTATGGAGCATTTGTTCATTAAGATCATGATATATATCATTATCATATACTTAGAAAAATACAATATATTAACTATTAAATTTGAAAATGACAGGGCCTTAGCATAATGTTACGGTATATTTGTTTGTATGTCTATGGAGAACTTAGCAGGCTACTATGAGTTACGTTTTTAGCTAACTCATGAATTATATAGCTTATGAAATTGTTTGTTAAACGTTCCGTTTGCGGTATGCGcaacatataatgtatatatgtgtgggcgcttgAGGGGCTAAaatgaaagtgcactaattttaacgttattttactaatttcgtgaaaataacgttaaaagagggggatagttaatcatgcatcatgaggtggcgttgatagccgaaaggcaagggagtacatgcactaatcggcctttgtcttaattgttgttgagtgttatgtgccttatgtccaaggcttgatgcaaaactactattgagccgagagtctcactggaagcagcctctctattcctacgggtagagccgtagaggtaaggctgtctacatcttaccctcctgagactctaccttagctttgctattggtgagatttactgagtatgatgatgatgataatgaaatTGTTTGTTTGAATTGtgatatttaataaataaagttagCCAAATAATTTTCACACAAAATTTGtcatatatatatttagttaatataGTGATTATACACTAATTTTAAATAGCGAAACTCTAAGTCACCGATTTGTGTTACTCTACCACCTTGATTACATAAAAATGATATTCATTAACGATTTCTACTATAATTGTGTTACTCTACCACCTCCCTAGAAAATAATATTGATCCTTGATTATTATGTTTATTCGTGTTACACTACCATCGCCGATAACCCAGAAACAGAAAGTCAAGGGAATGATCGAATAATCGATGACCACAAGTAAAGATAAGATTTCCATAATTAGCAAGAACTCTCTCTTATTAACGTTGCATTATATTATTAACATGGGTCGATAAAGGTTTGAACAATATGTACAGTATAACCTATAATAATAAAATAGACGATAAATGGAATTTGAGAATAAAGCTTCCAGTTGCGTACATATTATTAACCTTTGGTCACATGTAACACACGGAAATATAAGTGATGACCATGTATAAAAATCACATGAAAAGGGTTGATAAAAGGGATGACCATATAGTCATATACATGTAAAATCATATGAAAAATGTTGAACCAATGACATGATTTGTACCATCACATGTTGACTCATTTGGCTGATTCTCCTATGTGGGCCCACTAAATATTTCACCAAAACGAAAGTCTCCAACTTTTGCACACAAGGCCCTGACCCTCACTTATCCTCTTCTGCAGATCAAAGGTATGATTTTTATGTTATATTCTTGACTATCTTAATTATAATCCAATTCATCATCATGTTAACTAGTTTAGTTAGTCTTGATTTTAGGGTTCTAGACATGCAACATCACTTCCTAACTGTCCACAGTTTCATTTCTAAATTGGCCCATCACACTTTCAAAtttcttgacttctgaaatttTATTACTTTGGCTTCTTCTTTAAAAGTGAAGCCTTTAATCTTTGTTTTCACTATAATTTGTAAAATTTGAGGATTGATGTTAGAATCCTATTAACCAACTAGTGAGACGGTCTCACTGAGCCGCCACTAGGGGCTCAGCCCCTTGGACCCCGCGTAGATGCATATCGTGCACATACGGCTCAAACTGAACCCGAAATATTTAATGATGATAAAAAAGCTTAACTAATCCTAATTCTTGATACCACAAACAATAGTGAGAATGGGTGATGAACCAGTGAATGTGAAGGAATATCAAGAACTGGCAAAACAGGCCCTTCCAAAAATGTATTATGACTTCTTTGCTGGCGGATCCGAGGATCAACACACACTCAAAGAAAATGTTGAAGCATTTCAACGAATTACGTAATACATTAACTTTATATTTCATTGATTACAGTTTTGTTATAACTTATCACATATATTAATTATCTTTATGACAACATTCTAAAAACAGTCTTCGGCCGAGAATTCTTGTGGATGTGAGCAAAATAGACATGTCAACAACCATATTGGGTTACAAAACTTCAGCACCAATTATGATTGCTCCAACTTCTTTGCACCAGTTGGCACATCCTCAAGGTAGGAATTTCTTAATTATCAGATTTCTTAAATTTATCGAGTACGCCCCGCTTgaggtatgcgcatataatgtatatatgtgtgggcccttggggggggggggcaaaagtgaaagtgcactaattttaacgttattttactaatttcgtgaaaataacgttaaaaagcaagagacggttaatcatgcatcatgtggtggcgttgatagccgaaagacaagggggtacatgcactaatcggtagttgtctcaattgctgagtgttatgtgccttatgtccaaggattgatgcaaaactactatcgagccgggggtctcactggaagcagcctctctattcctacggagtagaggtaaggttgtctacatcttaccctcctcagaccctaccttagctttgctatcagtgggatttactgagtatgatgttgatgatgatcgAGTATTTTGtgcaaaaacaaaaaaataaaaaaaaatattactaTGTGATAAGCTAAACAGATTGGGGTTTTATGTAGGTATTTAAAAGATCAGGTTCTACAGGTTAACTTTAATTATTTCAtatgaatttgtatttttttagtgtaaatttGTAACTTTAGAGTAAAATATGCAAAGAAAACTTACTAAAAAGTTAAAATATGCTAAACACGTCATGTTGGAGTTCATGTGTATGACACGATTTACCAACCCACTAACATGGCCCATTTAAAACCCCTTATTTTGTGATTATTGATTATATTTTTCAGGAGAGATCTTGACCGCCAAAGCAGCGGCTGCATGTAATGTCATAATGGTAATTTGATTGCTACAACTGCAGCTTACTAAATTATTTGTGTTAGTTTATCTTATATTTCTTTTTTCTGTTCTGCTGCAGGGGTTGTCTTTCTCGTCTACATGCACAATTGAGGAAGTTGCTTCCAGTTGCAATGCTGTTCGATTCTTTCAGTTATATGTATGCAACTGTTACATTCCAAATCAAGTTTTTAATTTTAGTGTGAAACATTATATTATTTTGGTATTGTTAGATGTACAAGAGGCGGGAAATATCGGCTTTGATGGTGAAGAGAGCTGAAATAAATGGATTCAAAGCTATTCTTCTTACTGTTGATAGTCCTAAACTCGGTCGTAGGGAGGCTGATATAAAAAACAAGTAAAACAAGGCGTAAAATAGTGTcaatttttattctttttctaGATAAATAATTAAACTCTTAACATTTTATGTAGAATGATTGCACCCCAGCTGAAGAATTTTGAAGGTCTTGTGTCAACTGAAGTTCATGATGCAAGTGAAATCACTGCCGTTTTGTTGGTTTTTTAACCTCTTTGTTATGCATATATTTTAATGAAACACTACATGTTGAATGTAGAGTGAGGGTTCAAATCTTGAAGCTTATGCATCTAGGACCTTGGATCCTTCTTTTTCTTGGAAGGTATAATTAAAGTATCTAATTTACATCTAATAATAGCTTTTTATGGTTTACTAAAAGTAGTTGCATCTtatttagggctgcaaacgaaccaaacgttcggcgaacagttcgtgaaccgttcggcgagaagttcgtttgtgttcgtttgtttattaaacaaacgaacacaaacaagaaatttgttcgtttagttaaatgaacaaacatgaacaaaggtcgcGTTCgtccgtttatgttcgtgaacgtgttcatttgtgttcgatagtttattagtgtttttagtttttatatttatttaaatacttcaaaaattccaacaaattaaatatctaataagtgttagtgtattatatattatgttcatgaacgattgtttgtgttcgcttgtttccatttgtgttcatgaacattagtttgtgctcatttgtgttcattaACATTCAtcgcctaaaattaacaaacaaacaaatacggaaaagttcatttccttaacaaacaaacacaaacataaaatctcgttcgataagtgttcgtgaacacatatattttttaacaaacgaacacgaacaaggtcttgttcgtgttcgtgcggttcatttgcagccctaatCTTTATTTGTTTTGCAGGACATTGCATGGTTAAAGTCCATTACAAACTTGCCAATTTTGATAAAGGGTGTACTCACTCGCGAGGATGGTAAGACGCGTTTCAATTTAAACCCGGTTTAACCCGTAATCTAAGCCTTATGTTTCTTGACAGTCATTAAGGCTATGGAAATAGGAGTTGAAGGAGTTATAGTGTCTAATCATGGAGCTCGCCAGCTAGATTATGTTCCGGCCACCATTGATGCTCTAGAAGAAGTAATTATCCATAAGTAATCATATCTTTTAACAAAATCCGAATTCGCATACCATCTTTTGTTAAGAATTTATTGGGCTTGCTTGCAGGTGGTACTTGCAGTTCAAGGAAGAATACCGGTTCTCTTTGATGGAGGAATACGACGAGGAACAGATGTGTTTAAAGCTTTAGCTCTTGGTGCACAAGCTGTTATGGTAATTTTAATTTTCACTTATATATGGAATAAACACTCTCAACATTTAGGTGATTTCTTATAGTTATATGAGATtgatataatatataatattgcAGGTTGGGCGACCGATTGTGTTTGGATTGGCGGCAAAGGGTGAGTATGGAGTTAAAAGAGTGATTGAAATGTTGAAGGATGAACTTGAGCTCACAATGGCTCTTTCTGGCTGCCCCACTCTTAATGATATTACCAGAAATCATGTCAGAACGCAGATCGATGATGATCGCCATTGTAGATTGTAGTTTAAAACAATCTTATCGAGAATCATTTGATAAGGATatacttgatgaataagttgttACAGATCCAATGCTATATATTGATCTTAAATTTTCATAACACAAGAGTGGTAGTCGGGGAGCATTCGGGGTGTGTTGCTATTAGAATTGTAATGCTTCTTCATCTATGTTGTTGATTAACTTACTCTTTATCAATGTTTCCTGCTTCTCATCTCAAAGAGCTTCTTGGCTTTTAGAAGACATTGAGCCAACATTGTTATATGATTAATGAACCGGTGTGTGGATGAAGAGGGTTTAAGAGTTTAAGCAGTAGATCCGGTGAAAATTAGCCCTGAAATTAGGTGGCTTGAAGATAAGTTTTGCACACTTTACTAGCTAATATCTTTTTATCTAATAAATGGGGGTTCAAATTCACCCAATCTAAAACAATAATTTATAAAAGATGATGTCAATTCTTAAATCCACGAGTTCATGACAATCATTATTTAGAGAAAGCCTATGATAGTTTTGAACCAAACATAATAAataccttattattattattttggcaaattagatttaaataatcccaactcattgtTATTGGctaataataatcccaactcatttaatcaccaataataatcccaactattcacttttgtttgtaaaatactcccagttaaaaaaacactaactaggttaaaaaattgctgatgtggcatgccacgtcacctgccacatcagttgccacgtcatcaaaaatgccacgtagacagccacgtcatcaaaaaatgccatatcaactgccacgtcagcaaatttgctgatgtggcatgccacgtcagcaattttttaacctagttagtgtttttttaactgggagtattttacaaacaaaagtgaatagttgagattattattggtgattaaatgtgttgggattattattgtccaataacagtgagttgggattatttaaatccaatttgcctattaTTTTTGCTTACAGAGATGGAGAATTCAAGCAGAGGCAAATGATGAGGTGTAGAAGCTTTTGAATTCTGAGATATTACCTTCACAACAGGTTTCATCAGATATATAATAGTTCAAATTTGATCAACAAGATTCTCATATTTGTTCGATTTCATGTTACAAATGAGAATCTGAGGGTCTGATATGATTCATCTTGTATAAAACTTTACAAATTCCCGTTTAAGCGTTAGATTTCATATTATTAATGTGAATCTAAAACTAAAATTAAAATTATATTATAAGTGTAAGGATCAAATAGTAAGTTTATTTTGACTACGAATGATAGTAATCgataggattaggacatgtgacaaaatttaaaataaagagaaatggtattttagtcaatcttatccttttctttttccttcttcttcccagtaacatcaaaacccaccattttcaaaacccacaatcttcaaccatttcttcactttctatctcaataatcactacattatagtgcgattttcgtcaccaatcaatgattcaaacacctgaTCAACGTGTTTTTCAGcctttttgaagaaaacccagtttaatttcatacaaaatctcgttttttccggtgattttgtgTAATGATCAAACTAAAGGAAATTGTAATCAACAACAACTGGGCAGAAGGCTTAGGATTTCATTGAAATTTTGAGAGAAATTGGGGTGGGAAATAGAACAGAGTACAGAATGGGATGGGAGAAAAAGATGAGATCACTGAGATCTAACAAACTTGCCTACCTCATGATCACACAATAATTACATTAAATAGAAAGACAACAGAATTCTGTTAGACTCCTGCTGATGTGGCGATCATGGTGTAATCTCGAAACTTCTTGGGTTGAGTCCTAACTCTTTCACTCTTCCTTAATGGGCCTGGATCTATAAGATGGGCTGTGTTACTATTGGGCTGGTCCGTTGGGCTCATAACAATACCGCCCCCATTAGCACCCACCTTGTCCTCAAGGGGAAAATTGGGAAACTGTTGTTGCAGCTCAGTATCATCCTCCCAGGTGGCTTCCTCTTTAGACAGACTCTCCCATTGGATAAGGCTTTGTTTGACCAGCTGAGTGCCTTTATAAATTGTCCTAGATTGCAGGACAGTTTGGGCCGAAAAATAATAGTTGAAGTGGTGTCTACCAAGTGTAAAGGAGTGATTTGGTTAACCGGCTTGCCAACACATTTACGAAGCAGAGAGACGTGAAAGATGGAATGTATCTTAGCCGTATCTGGTAAGTCCAGTTTATAGGCGACCGTTCCAATTCTGGCCAGGATACGATAAGGACCAAAGTATCGATGGCCAAGCTTGTGATGACGTTGTAAGCGGGCAGACCCTTGGCGGTACGGTTGCAACTTAACAAACACCCAATCTCCTACCGAAAATTGCACATCACGACGATGTTTATCAGCAGCCGCCTTCATTCGGGATTGAGCTTTCGAAAGATTTGTTTTTAATAAAGCCAAAACATTGTCACGTTCCAAAAACTGATCCTCCAAAGCAACATTAGTGGAGGAACCGCGAAGATATCGAGTGAGAGTAGGGGGCTTGCGGCCATAGAGAATCTCAAACGGTGTCATTTGGGAAGAAGTTTGGTATGAAGTATTATACCAAAATTCAGCCCAAGGCAAAAACTGCAGCCACTTTTGGGGATGATCTACCACGTAGCAACGAAGATACATTTCCAAACAACGGTTAAGCGCTTCGGATTGTCCATCCGATTGAGGGTGGTACGCAGTACTAAATTTGAGAGTGGTACCGTTGGCCCGATGCATCTCTTTCCAAAATTCAGTCATAAAACGTGCATCCCGATCTGTGACAATGGTTAAAGGAACACCATGTAGTAGCACGATTTCAGTAACAAATGCAGTGGCCACCATAAAACTGTTAAAGGTGGAGGGTAAGGCGATGAAGTGCCCATACTTGGATAACCGGTCAACCACCACTATAATGACGGTCTTTCCGTGGGAGTTCGGTAAACAAGTAATGAAGTCTAAGGCAATATCTTCGAACACTGCCTGGGGAATAGGAAGAGGTTGTAGTAACCCCCCTGGTGACAAAAAAGATGGTTTAGTTTGCTGGCATATTTGACATTGAGCGACGAAATCCTTAACGGCAGCTTTCATTTGCTTCTAATAGAAAGTGGCAGCAAGGCGTTGATAAGTACGTGTTACCCCCGAGTGGCCCCCAAAGACGGAAGCATGAAATTCGATCAATAATTGGTGACGCAGGGCCTGGTTATTAGGGACCATTAAGCGCCCCTTAAAGAACAAGAACCCGTCTTTCAGCGAGTAATCAGGAAGAGCATTGGGATCAGCAGTGTAACGGGTCAAAAGGGCTGTTAAATCGGGATGAGTTTGCACCGCAGCATGTAGCTTTGCTAAGAGAGTAGGAACTGGTGCTGAAAGAGCCAGCAAATGACCAGCGGAAATGCGTGAAAGAGCGTCAGCAGCTCCATTTTGAGTCCCCGGGCGATAGACAATATCAAAGTCGAATCCCAATAGTTTACCCAACCATTTTTGTTGTTCGGGTGTCTGAATTACCTGATCTTGGAGACGTTTTAATGACTGCTGGTCTGTGATGATCGTGAAGCAATGACCAAGCAAATATTGCCTCCATTTAGCGATCGCTTGTGTTATTGCATACATC from Helianthus annuus cultivar XRQ/B chromosome 10, HanXRQr2.0-SUNRISE, whole genome shotgun sequence harbors:
- the LOC110886432 gene encoding peroxisomal (S)-2-hydroxy-acid oxidase GLO4 translates to MGDEPVNVKEYQELAKQALPKMYYDFFAGGSEDQHTLKENVEAFQRITLRPRILVDVSKIDMSTTILGYKTSAPIMIAPTSLHQLAHPQGEILTAKAAAACNVIMGLSFSSTCTIEEVASSCNAVRFFQLYMYKRREISALMVKRAEINGFKAILLTVDSPKLGRREADIKNKMIAPQLKNFEGLVSTEVHDSEGSNLEAYASRTLDPSFSWKDIAWLKSITNLPILIKGVLTREDVIKAMEIGVEGVIVSNHGARQLDYVPATIDALEEVVLAVQGRIPVLFDGGIRRGTDVFKALALGAQAVMVGRPIVFGLAAKGEYGVKRVIEMLKDELELTMALSGCPTLNDITRNHVRTQIDDDRHCRL